A window of Pusillimonas sp. T7-7 contains these coding sequences:
- the metW gene encoding methionine biosynthesis protein MetW, translated as MSQDAIAPSHVRADLKRIASWIEPDSRVLDLGCGDGTLLAYLQNSKNVVGAGVELDDQQMIAAVRRGVRVIQQNLEQGLALFDDQQFDTVVLSRTLQSMHNTEHILREMARVARFGIVSFPNFGYWPHGWSILRGRMPVTGEMPYQWFDTPNIHLCTLKDFEGLAQTLQLRITHLATFNGNKEVKLLPSWRSTLAVYRFESPNKKVK; from the coding sequence ATGAGTCAGGATGCCATTGCGCCGAGTCATGTACGGGCCGACCTGAAGCGCATTGCCAGCTGGATAGAGCCGGACAGCCGGGTGCTGGACCTGGGTTGTGGCGACGGTACTTTGCTGGCCTATCTGCAGAACAGTAAAAACGTGGTGGGTGCGGGGGTAGAGCTGGATGACCAGCAGATGATCGCTGCGGTACGGCGTGGGGTGCGGGTCATTCAGCAAAACCTGGAACAAGGCCTGGCGCTGTTCGATGATCAGCAATTCGATACAGTGGTGTTGTCACGTACCTTGCAGTCCATGCACAATACCGAGCATATCCTGCGTGAGATGGCCCGTGTTGCACGGTTTGGGATCGTTTCCTTTCCCAATTTCGGGTACTGGCCGCATGGCTGGTCCATCTTGCGGGGACGCATGCCTGTAACGGGCGAAATGCCCTATCAGTGGTTCGACACGCCCAATATTCATCTGTGCACGTTGAAAGATTTCGAAGGTCTGGCACAGACCCTTCAATTGCGCATCACCCACCTGGCCACCTTCAACGGCAATAAAGAAGTTAAACTTTTGCCCAGCTGGCGAAGCACCCTGGCGGTGTATCGCTTCGAGTCCCCTAATAAAAAGGTTAAATAA
- the gatB gene encoding Asp-tRNA(Asn)/Glu-tRNA(Gln) amidotransferase subunit GatB, with protein MEWEIVIGLETHAQLSTESKIFSDSSTRYGAEANTQANEVDMALPGSLPVMNKGAVERAIRLGLALGSHIAPRSIFARKNYFYPDLPKNYQISQFEIPVVQGGSITFFVDGEEKTVNLTRAHLEEDAGKSLHENFKGPHGESSTGIDLNRAGTPLLEIVSEPEMRSAAEAVAYARALHGLVVWLGICDGNMQEGSFRCDANVSVRRKGDPVLGTRSEVKNVNSFRFLERAILYEARRQIELIEDGGTVVQETRLYDSDLDETRSMRSKEDAHDYRYFPDPDLPPLVIAPEWVERVKADMPELPAQKRARFEQDMGLSAYDAAQLTMSRASADYFESVAAQLPQGQAKLAANWVLGEFSAALNREELDIDQSPVTPAQLAALIARIIDGTISNKMARDVFNAMWAGEHEGQPDAIIEARGLKQISDSGAIGAMIDEVLAAHPAIVEEYRAGKQKAFNSLVGQVMKAAKGKANPQQVNDLLKEKLA; from the coding sequence ATGGAATGGGAAATCGTCATCGGCCTGGAAACGCACGCACAGCTTTCCACCGAATCCAAGATTTTTTCTGACAGCAGCACGCGTTACGGCGCCGAGGCCAACACCCAGGCCAACGAGGTCGATATGGCACTGCCTGGCAGCCTGCCTGTCATGAATAAAGGCGCCGTCGAGCGCGCGATTCGGCTGGGCCTGGCTTTAGGCTCGCATATAGCACCCCGATCCATCTTCGCCCGCAAAAACTACTTCTATCCTGACCTGCCCAAAAACTATCAGATCAGCCAGTTCGAAATCCCTGTCGTACAAGGCGGCTCGATCACGTTTTTTGTTGATGGTGAAGAAAAAACAGTCAACCTGACCAGGGCTCACCTGGAAGAAGACGCGGGCAAATCCCTGCATGAAAACTTCAAGGGGCCGCACGGAGAATCATCAACCGGCATCGACCTGAACCGGGCCGGCACGCCTTTGCTTGAAATCGTATCCGAACCTGAAATGCGCTCGGCCGCCGAAGCCGTGGCCTATGCCCGCGCCCTGCACGGCCTGGTCGTGTGGCTGGGTATCTGCGACGGCAATATGCAGGAAGGTTCATTCCGCTGCGATGCCAATGTGTCCGTGCGCCGCAAAGGCGATCCGGTGCTGGGCACCCGCAGCGAGGTCAAGAATGTCAACTCTTTCCGATTTCTTGAACGCGCCATCCTGTATGAAGCCCGACGCCAGATAGAATTGATTGAAGACGGGGGTACTGTTGTACAGGAAACCCGTCTGTACGACTCGGATCTGGACGAAACCCGCAGCATGCGCAGCAAAGAAGATGCGCACGATTATCGCTATTTCCCCGACCCCGATCTGCCTCCGTTGGTCATAGCTCCTGAATGGGTAGAAAGGGTCAAGGCCGACATGCCTGAACTGCCGGCTCAGAAACGTGCCCGCTTCGAGCAGGATATGGGCCTGAGCGCCTACGATGCAGCTCAGCTCACCATGTCGCGCGCCAGCGCCGATTACTTCGAGTCCGTGGCAGCACAGCTGCCGCAAGGCCAGGCCAAGCTGGCCGCCAACTGGGTGCTGGGCGAGTTCTCAGCAGCGCTCAATCGCGAAGAGCTCGACATAGACCAAAGCCCGGTCACACCGGCACAGTTGGCAGCCCTGATTGCACGCATCATAGACGGAACCATTTCCAACAAAATGGCCCGCGATGTATTCAATGCCATGTGGGCTGGCGAGCACGAAGGCCAGCCCGACGCCATCATTGAAGCGCGGGGCCTGAAGCAGATCAGCGACAGCGGCGCGATCGGCGCCATGATAGACGAGGTTCTGGCCGCGCATCCGGCCATCGTGGAAGAATACCGGGCCGGCAAGCAGAAAGCCTTCAATTCGCTGGTTGGCCAAGTCATGAAAGCCGCCAAAGGCAAGGCCAACCCGCAACAGGTCAATGACCTGTTAAAAGAGAAGCTGGCTTAA
- the mreC gene encoding rod shape-determining protein MreC translates to MQESGTIKLFKRGPTAEFRLFIFVLLALGLLIVDARWPVLNPARQAISVVIYPFQRAILAPRDAVERVRNWADAAAVAQKEKEALQRQRIELAQISTHAAQLAAENEQLRRLLSVADAVLQPSVAVEVLYEPSNAFSHHLIFNKGSSSGILPGMPVIDEGGVVGQIVRVTPFTAEAALLTDDKVSIPVQVLRNGLRLIAFGGTVPGKVEVRYLTADVDLAPGDTLITSGIGGLFPAGLSVATIDRVERDAASGFALAIASPLSHPERHRHFLVLRVDIPAQEQQEGGAYGSQTE, encoded by the coding sequence ATGCAAGAATCAGGCACGATCAAGCTATTCAAGCGCGGGCCCACTGCCGAATTCAGGTTGTTCATATTCGTGCTGTTGGCGCTCGGCCTGTTGATCGTCGATGCGCGATGGCCGGTGCTTAATCCGGCCAGGCAGGCGATTTCGGTCGTGATTTACCCGTTTCAGCGTGCAATACTCGCGCCGCGCGATGCCGTCGAGCGTGTTCGTAACTGGGCGGACGCCGCAGCCGTCGCCCAGAAAGAAAAAGAAGCCTTGCAACGCCAACGCATTGAACTGGCGCAGATTTCCACCCATGCGGCACAGCTGGCAGCTGAAAATGAGCAGCTCAGGCGTCTGCTTAGTGTGGCTGACGCAGTGCTGCAGCCGTCTGTGGCGGTTGAAGTGCTGTATGAGCCGTCCAATGCCTTTTCCCATCATCTTATTTTCAACAAGGGCTCGTCCAGCGGAATCCTGCCTGGCATGCCGGTCATAGATGAAGGCGGTGTCGTAGGGCAGATTGTGCGGGTTACGCCATTCACCGCCGAGGCGGCCCTACTGACTGACGACAAGGTTTCGATACCGGTCCAGGTGCTGCGCAATGGCCTGCGCCTGATTGCCTTTGGCGGTACAGTACCGGGCAAGGTCGAGGTGCGCTACCTGACAGCCGATGTCGATCTGGCTCCCGGCGATACGCTGATCACCAGCGGCATTGGGGGGTTGTTCCCGGCCGGACTTTCTGTAGCCACGATTGATCGGGTCGAGCGCGATGCAGCATCGGGCTTTGCCCTGGCCATAGCCTCGCCTTTGTCGCACCCCGAGCGGCACCGTCATTTCCTGGTCTTGCGCGTCGACATTCCTGCGCAGGAACAACAAGAGGGGGGGGCGTATGGTTCACAAACCGAATAA
- a CDS encoding trimeric intracellular cation channel family protein, with translation MLLVLYLIAITAEAMTAALAAGRRDMDWVGVSIIACVTALGGGTLRDVVLGHYPVTWVLHPEYLWITAGAALLTALVAPVMRRLRSIFLWLDALGLVVFTVIGCQIALRMQLPTTVVLISGMITGCAGGMLRDILCNDIPLLLRKELYASVSVLTGALFLGAQHFGLNLNLSMIGAMVVGLAFRMLALHYNWQMPKFVYRDEWR, from the coding sequence ATGTTGCTGGTTCTTTACCTGATCGCCATTACTGCGGAAGCCATGACTGCGGCGTTGGCTGCCGGACGGCGCGATATGGATTGGGTGGGTGTGTCGATTATTGCTTGCGTGACGGCGTTGGGTGGCGGAACGCTGCGTGATGTGGTGCTGGGGCACTATCCCGTTACTTGGGTGCTGCACCCGGAATACCTGTGGATTACGGCTGGCGCGGCGCTGCTGACGGCGCTGGTCGCTCCCGTCATGCGGCGCTTACGCAGTATTTTCCTGTGGCTAGATGCCCTGGGCCTGGTCGTTTTCACCGTCATCGGCTGTCAGATTGCCCTGCGGATGCAGCTGCCGACCACGGTGGTGCTGATCAGCGGCATGATCACGGGATGCGCCGGCGGCATGCTGCGCGATATCTTGTGCAACGATATTCCGCTCTTGCTGCGCAAAGAGCTGTACGCCAGTGTGTCGGTCTTGACGGGCGCCCTGTTCCTGGGGGCCCAGCACTTTGGCTTGAATCTGAACCTATCCATGATCGGCGCTATGGTCGTGGGCCTGGCCTTCCGGATGCTGGCATTGCATTACAACTGGCAGATGCCCAAGTTTGTTTATCGTGATGAGTGGCGCTAG
- the gatC gene encoding Asp-tRNA(Asn)/Glu-tRNA(Gln) amidotransferase subunit GatC, giving the protein MSITEQDVARIARLARIELSPDDTTRAQHELNGIMGLIEQLQAVDTTGIEPMAHPLAAHQDIQLRLRDDKPASTHTLEQRQALMVNAPANDNGLFLVPTVIE; this is encoded by the coding sequence ATGTCCATTACCGAACAAGACGTAGCCCGCATCGCGCGGCTCGCGCGTATTGAGCTTTCGCCAGATGATACCACCCGCGCCCAACACGAACTGAACGGCATCATGGGCCTTATCGAACAGCTGCAGGCAGTTGACACGACCGGCATAGAACCCATGGCCCACCCGTTGGCGGCGCACCAGGATATCCAGCTGCGGCTGCGCGACGACAAGCCCGCCTCCACCCACACGCTTGAACAGCGCCAGGCGCTGATGGTCAATGCTCCGGCAAACGACAACGGTCTGTTCCTGGTCCCCACGGTAATCGAGTAA
- a CDS encoding exodeoxyribonuclease III yields MLRVISANLNGIRSAVRKGFLDWVPQQNADFICMQELKAQADNMTADMLNPEGYYGYFHYAEKKGYSGVGLYARQQPLQVIQGLGVPEIDAEGRYLELVYDKLSVISVYLPSGSSGDHRQAAKFVFMEHFFKHLSELAQCGRQVVLCGDWNIAHQEIDLKNWKGNLKNSGFLPEERAWLTRVFDEIGWVDVYRSLYPDATGEAYTWWSNRGQAWAKNVGWRIDYQIASPEIAATAKTASIYKDERFSDHAPLTIDYDWAP; encoded by the coding sequence ATGCTCCGTGTCATTTCAGCCAATCTGAACGGTATCCGCTCAGCCGTTCGTAAAGGATTTCTCGACTGGGTTCCCCAGCAAAACGCCGACTTCATCTGCATGCAGGAATTGAAGGCGCAAGCCGACAATATGACCGCAGACATGCTGAACCCAGAGGGCTATTACGGCTATTTTCACTACGCTGAGAAAAAAGGCTATAGCGGTGTAGGCCTGTATGCGCGCCAACAGCCGCTACAAGTCATTCAGGGCCTCGGAGTACCCGAGATTGACGCCGAAGGCCGTTATCTGGAATTGGTCTACGACAAGCTGTCCGTCATTTCAGTTTACCTGCCCTCGGGTTCCAGCGGCGACCACCGGCAAGCCGCCAAATTCGTATTCATGGAGCATTTTTTCAAACACCTGAGCGAGCTGGCCCAATGCGGCAGGCAAGTCGTCCTATGTGGCGACTGGAACATCGCCCACCAGGAAATCGACCTGAAAAACTGGAAGGGAAATCTTAAAAACAGTGGCTTCCTGCCCGAAGAGCGCGCATGGCTGACCCGTGTCTTCGATGAAATAGGCTGGGTTGATGTCTATCGCAGTCTTTACCCCGACGCCACCGGCGAGGCCTACACATGGTGGAGCAACCGGGGGCAAGCCTGGGCCAAGAACGTAGGCTGGCGCATCGATTACCAGATCGCAAGCCCTGAAATCGCTGCTACGGCAAAAACGGCGTCCATATACAAGGACGAGCGCTTCAGCGATCATGCACCGCTGACTATCGACTATGACTGGGCGCCATAG
- a CDS encoding muropeptide transporter — MAHVYASPRVLPLLVLGFASGLPLALTSGTLQAWATVDNVSLQNIGFLTLIGTAYTLKFLWAPLVDRYAPPLLGRRRSWIFLTQLLLAASIAGMGLFSPGDNLGLMAALAVLVAFLSATQDIAFDAYSTDVLRKEERAAGAAIKVLGYRLAMIVSGGLALVLADQWLGWSNMYFLMGGFMAVCAIATILAPEPEVVARAPRTLTLAVVEPLVEFFKRRGAITILLLIILYKLGDAFAGALSTTFLLRGAGFSVSEVGTINKVFGLAATIVGALAGGAIMARLGLYRSLMLFGLMQAVSNFGYWVLAVTPPHLYSMALVVAVENLCGGLGTAAFVALLMALCKQEFSATQFALLSALSAVGRTYLAGPLTPPLVESMGWPGFFVITVLIALPGLVLLRLRKSEIDSLDGKS, encoded by the coding sequence ATGGCTCATGTCTATGCCAGCCCGCGTGTATTGCCCTTGCTGGTGCTGGGATTTGCAAGCGGCTTGCCGCTGGCGCTGACCAGCGGGACGCTGCAGGCGTGGGCCACAGTCGATAATGTATCGCTGCAGAATATCGGCTTCCTGACGCTGATCGGTACGGCCTATACGCTTAAGTTTCTATGGGCGCCTCTGGTTGACCGCTATGCACCGCCCTTGTTGGGGCGCCGCCGTAGCTGGATTTTCCTTACGCAACTGCTCCTTGCCGCGTCGATTGCAGGCATGGGCCTGTTTTCCCCGGGAGACAATCTGGGCCTGATGGCAGCTCTGGCGGTCTTGGTGGCGTTTTTGTCGGCTACGCAAGACATCGCCTTTGATGCCTACAGCACTGATGTTTTACGCAAAGAAGAGCGTGCCGCGGGTGCGGCGATCAAGGTGCTTGGCTATCGCCTGGCCATGATTGTGTCGGGAGGTCTGGCACTGGTCCTTGCGGATCAATGGCTGGGCTGGAGCAATATGTATTTCCTGATGGGCGGGTTCATGGCTGTATGCGCCATTGCCACCATACTGGCGCCCGAACCCGAAGTCGTGGCGCGCGCTCCACGCACGCTGACCCTGGCGGTGGTGGAGCCCCTGGTTGAGTTCTTCAAGCGCCGCGGCGCCATCACAATTCTGCTGCTTATTATTCTGTACAAGCTGGGCGATGCCTTTGCCGGCGCCTTGTCAACGACTTTCCTGCTGCGCGGCGCCGGCTTTAGCGTATCGGAAGTGGGCACCATCAACAAGGTGTTTGGCTTGGCCGCCACCATTGTGGGGGCGCTGGCAGGCGGGGCCATCATGGCGCGCCTGGGCCTGTACCGTTCGCTGATGCTGTTTGGCCTGATGCAGGCAGTATCCAATTTTGGTTATTGGGTTCTGGCCGTCACGCCGCCTCATCTTTACTCAATGGCGCTGGTTGTTGCTGTTGAAAACCTGTGCGGCGGCCTGGGTACCGCAGCGTTCGTGGCCTTGCTGATGGCCCTGTGCAAACAGGAGTTCTCGGCAACGCAGTTTGCGCTGTTGTCGGCCCTGTCAGCAGTAGGGCGCACTTATCTTGCCGGGCCCTTGACGCCGCCTTTGGTCGAGTCCATGGGCTGGCCCGGATTTTTTGTCATTACTGTGCTCATTGCCTTGCCGGGTCTGGTTTTGCTGCGCCTGCGCAAGTCAGAAATTGACAGTCTGGACGGGAAATCTTGA
- the gatA gene encoding Asp-tRNA(Asn)/Glu-tRNA(Gln) amidotransferase subunit GatA — MSSTPLHTEFEGIAQLRDALQSRKISARELAASALAAAEARADLNAFLHIDHDLTLAQADEADRQLAGGGQAPALAGIPIAHKDVFVTRGWRTTAASKMLAQYISPFDATVVSRLQQAGAVSLGKLNCDEFAMGSGNENSAFGPARNPWDLSAVPGGSSGGSAAAVAAGLVIGATGTDTGGSVRQPAALCGVSGIKPTYGTVSRFGMVAYGSSLDQAGPIARHARDLLELLDPMSGFDPRDATSLEYCDGVQNQPGRIRAEFDAAAAQFDAAGSQPLKGLRIGVPSEFVDEALAPDVADAVRAALQTFESLGAERVDISLPRTALSIPTYYVIAPAEASSNLSRYDGVRYGHRAAQYKDLADMTSRSRTEGFGDEVLRRIMVGTYVLSHGYYDAYYLQAQRVRRMIVDDFQQAFANQCDVIMGPVTPSVAKHIGDNRDDPTADWLADIYTLSISLAGLPAMSVPCGFGTQRPLPIGLQIIGNYFTEGRLLALADRYQQASDWHQRKPEQK; from the coding sequence ATGTCAAGCACGCCTCTACATACAGAATTCGAAGGCATCGCCCAGCTGCGCGATGCCTTGCAAAGCCGCAAAATCAGCGCCCGTGAATTGGCCGCCAGCGCCCTGGCTGCCGCCGAAGCCCGTGCCGACTTGAACGCTTTCCTGCACATAGACCACGACCTGACGCTGGCACAAGCCGACGAAGCCGACCGCCAGTTGGCTGGTGGCGGCCAGGCCCCTGCCTTGGCAGGCATCCCCATTGCCCACAAAGACGTCTTCGTCACTCGGGGGTGGCGCACCACCGCTGCCAGCAAAATGCTGGCGCAATATATCAGCCCCTTTGACGCCACCGTGGTCAGCCGCCTGCAGCAGGCCGGCGCCGTGTCACTGGGCAAGCTCAATTGCGATGAATTCGCCATGGGTTCGGGCAACGAAAACTCGGCCTTTGGCCCGGCCCGCAACCCATGGGACCTTTCCGCAGTGCCCGGCGGCTCGTCGGGCGGATCGGCCGCAGCCGTTGCAGCCGGTTTGGTCATCGGCGCCACCGGTACCGACACCGGCGGTTCGGTGCGCCAGCCTGCAGCGCTATGCGGCGTCAGCGGCATCAAGCCCACCTACGGAACCGTCTCGCGTTTCGGCATGGTGGCCTATGGCTCCAGCTTGGACCAAGCCGGCCCCATCGCGCGTCACGCCCGCGACCTGCTCGAACTGCTGGACCCCATGTCCGGCTTCGACCCGCGCGACGCCACCAGTCTTGAATACTGCGACGGCGTACAGAACCAGCCTGGCCGTATCCGGGCGGAATTCGACGCAGCTGCTGCCCAGTTCGACGCAGCCGGCAGCCAGCCATTGAAAGGCCTGCGCATAGGCGTACCCAGCGAATTCGTCGACGAAGCCCTGGCGCCCGACGTGGCCGACGCAGTACGGGCCGCCCTGCAAACCTTCGAGTCGCTGGGAGCGGAACGCGTCGACATCTCGCTGCCGCGCACCGCCTTGTCCATTCCCACCTACTACGTCATTGCTCCCGCCGAAGCGTCCAGCAATCTGTCACGCTACGACGGCGTACGCTATGGCCACCGTGCCGCGCAATACAAAGACCTGGCCGACATGACCAGCCGTTCGCGCACCGAGGGTTTTGGCGACGAAGTCCTGCGCCGCATCATGGTTGGCACTTATGTGCTGTCACATGGCTATTACGACGCCTATTACCTGCAAGCGCAGCGTGTGCGCCGCATGATCGTCGACGACTTTCAGCAGGCGTTTGCCAACCAGTGCGATGTCATCATGGGGCCGGTCACCCCCAGCGTAGCCAAGCACATAGGCGATAACCGCGATGACCCCACCGCCGACTGGCTGGCCGATATCTATACGCTGAGCATCAGCCTTGCCGGCCTGCCAGCCATGTCCGTACCTTGCGGATTTGGTACGCAACGGCCCTTGCCCATTGGGCTGCAGATCATCGGCAACTACTTCACCGAAGGCCGGCTGCTTGCGCTGGCTGACCGCTACCAGCAGGCAAGCGACTGGCATCAACGTAAACCGGAACAAAAATAA
- a CDS encoding DoxX family protein has product MNDSCTTWTPRLLSVLRIVAGYCLLWHGTSKYFGFPGNAIDGLQIFSMMGIAGLIELIAGVLLIIGLFTRGAAFVASGFTAAAYFIGHVATNGMLLFPAMNGGEAAVLFCFVFLYIFAAGPGPWSVDAARSKS; this is encoded by the coding sequence ATGAATGACTCATGCACTACCTGGACTCCACGCTTGCTAAGCGTTTTGCGCATTGTGGCTGGCTACTGCCTGCTTTGGCATGGCACCAGCAAGTACTTTGGCTTTCCCGGCAATGCCATTGACGGACTGCAAATATTCTCAATGATGGGTATAGCGGGGCTGATTGAGCTGATCGCCGGCGTGCTGCTCATCATTGGCCTATTCACCCGTGGCGCCGCCTTCGTCGCTTCCGGTTTTACCGCTGCCGCGTACTTCATCGGCCACGTAGCCACCAACGGCATGCTGCTGTTCCCCGCCATGAACGGCGGCGAGGCTGCCGTGCTGTTCTGCTTTGTGTTCCTGTATATTTTCGCAGCCGGCCCCGGCCCCTGGAGCGTCGACGCAGCACGCAGCAAATCCTAG
- a CDS encoding rod shape-determining protein, with amino-acid sequence MFGFLRSYFSSDMAIDLGTANTLIYVRGKGIVLDEPSVVAIRHDGGPSGKKIIQAVGREAKQMLGRVPGNIEAIRPMKDGVIADFTVTEQMLKQFIRMVHPRSMFAPSPRIIVCVPCGSTQVERRAIRESALGAGASQVYLIEEPMAAAIGAGLAVSDASGSMVVDIGGGTTEVAIISLGGMVYKGSVRVGGDKFDEAIINYIRRNYGMLIGEPTAELIKKEIGSAFPGSEIREIEVKGRNLSEGVPRSFTVSSNEILESLTDPLNQIVSAVKTALEQTPPELGADITDKGIALTGGGALLHDLDRLLQEETGLPVVVAEDPLTCVVRGCGEALEHLERLGTVFIYD; translated from the coding sequence ATGTTCGGATTCCTTCGTAGTTACTTCTCCAGCGATATGGCGATCGACCTCGGTACCGCCAACACACTGATTTATGTTCGTGGCAAGGGTATTGTGCTTGATGAGCCTTCGGTCGTCGCCATCCGCCACGATGGCGGCCCCAGCGGTAAGAAGATCATTCAGGCGGTTGGCCGTGAAGCCAAGCAGATGCTGGGCCGGGTGCCCGGCAACATCGAGGCCATCCGTCCCATGAAAGACGGCGTGATCGCCGACTTTACCGTTACCGAGCAAATGCTCAAGCAGTTCATCCGCATGGTGCATCCGCGCAGCATGTTTGCACCTAGCCCACGCATTATTGTGTGCGTACCTTGCGGCTCGACCCAAGTCGAGCGCCGCGCCATACGCGAATCGGCGCTGGGCGCGGGGGCCAGCCAGGTTTATCTGATCGAAGAACCCATGGCCGCAGCCATAGGCGCAGGGCTGGCCGTGTCCGACGCCAGCGGATCCATGGTGGTAGATATTGGTGGCGGTACCACAGAAGTGGCCATCATTTCTCTGGGCGGCATGGTCTACAAAGGTTCGGTGCGTGTCGGCGGCGACAAGTTCGACGAAGCCATCATCAATTACATCCGCCGCAACTACGGCATGCTGATTGGCGAACCCACGGCTGAACTCATCAAGAAGGAAATCGGTTCCGCATTTCCGGGTTCGGAAATCCGCGAAATTGAAGTCAAGGGACGCAATCTCTCGGAAGGCGTCCCACGCAGCTTTACCGTATCTTCCAATGAAATCCTTGAGTCGCTTACTGATCCGCTCAACCAGATCGTATCGGCCGTCAAGACCGCACTGGAACAGACCCCCCCTGAGCTGGGCGCCGACATCACCGACAAGGGCATCGCCCTGACGGGTGGCGGTGCACTGCTGCACGACCTTGACCGCTTGCTGCAAGAAGAAACCGGCTTGCCAGTGGTCGTGGCCGAAGATCCTCTCACTTGCGTGGTACGCGGCTGCGGTGAAGCGCTTGAACACCTTGAGCGTCTGGGTACGGTATTCATTTACGATTAA
- the pyrE gene encoding orotate phosphoribosyltransferase has protein sequence MADTSNRAEFVRFSLDQGVLRFGSFKVKSGRISPYFFNAGLFNTGRSVGRLAQFYAQALVDSGVQFNMLFGPAYKGIPLAATTAGALAQHPSLADRDVPFAFNRKEAKDHGEGGVLVGAPLQGKVVIIDDVITAGTSVRESVDIIRQAGAEPAAVLIALDRMERAGAADALSAHSAVQDVAMTYGIPVVSIASLADIMAVLDGDAALAGHRDAVAEYRARYGV, from the coding sequence ATGGCTGACACCTCCAACCGCGCAGAGTTCGTGCGTTTTTCCCTCGACCAGGGCGTTTTGCGCTTTGGCAGTTTCAAGGTCAAATCGGGCCGCATAAGCCCATATTTTTTCAATGCGGGCCTGTTCAATACCGGTCGTTCGGTGGGGCGACTGGCGCAGTTCTATGCGCAGGCTCTGGTGGATTCCGGTGTGCAGTTCAACATGTTGTTCGGCCCGGCCTACAAAGGGATCCCTTTGGCTGCTACAACGGCAGGTGCTCTGGCGCAACACCCTTCGCTGGCTGATCGCGACGTGCCATTTGCGTTCAACCGCAAAGAGGCCAAGGACCATGGCGAAGGCGGCGTGCTGGTAGGAGCCCCCTTGCAAGGCAAGGTCGTGATTATCGACGACGTCATCACCGCCGGCACTTCGGTACGGGAATCGGTCGACATCATTCGTCAGGCAGGCGCCGAGCCCGCTGCGGTGCTGATTGCGCTCGATCGTATGGAGCGTGCTGGCGCCGCCGACGCCTTATCGGCACATTCGGCAGTACAAGATGTGGCCATGACTTACGGTATTCCCGTGGTCAGTATTGCCTCGTTGGCCGACATCATGGCGGTGTTGGACGGCGATGCCGCGCTGGCCGGGCATCGCGACGCCGTAGCGGAATATCGGGCCCGTTACGGCGTCTAA